In the Pirellulales bacterium genome, one interval contains:
- the hisI gene encoding phosphoribosyl-AMP cyclohydrolase gives MTEPTTNIPDFSKNDGLLPAIAQDADTGEVLMLAWMNAESYAETVATGQAVYFSRSRGRLWRKGEQSGHTQQVEAIFVDCDADTILLKVRQTGPACHEGYRSCFFRRRADNEFELAAQRMVDPATVYPKRSE, from the coding sequence ATGACTGAACCGACAACCAACATTCCCGACTTTTCCAAAAACGATGGCCTGCTACCGGCCATTGCGCAGGATGCCGACACGGGCGAAGTGCTGATGCTGGCTTGGATGAACGCCGAAAGTTACGCCGAGACCGTGGCCACCGGCCAGGCGGTGTACTTCAGCCGTTCCCGCGGCCGGCTGTGGCGAAAGGGGGAACAAAGCGGCCACACGCAGCAAGTCGAAGCGATTTTTGTCGATTGCGACGCCGACACCATTTTGCTCAAAGTTCGGCAAACCGGTCCGGCCTGCCACGAAGGCTACCGCAGTTGCTTTTTCCGCCGCCGCGCTGACAACGAGTTCGAACTGGCGGCCCAGCGGATGGTCGATCCGGCGACGGTTTACCCCAAGCGGTCGGAATAG